One region of Microbacterium sp. M28 genomic DNA includes:
- a CDS encoding carbohydrate ABC transporter permease, whose amino-acid sequence MTHVTREKAPLSPVKPETPARRRGRGGRVGKVSWYVYAFLIVAVLISVFPLYYMFVIASVGASAVTSMPPRLYPGFNFVDIATKVFETVPFLQSLLNSVIVSLAVAVMTSLLCALAGFAFAKLRFPGRNTLFLIVLLTMTVPAQLSVIPQYLIISWLDWVDTLQAIILPGLASAFGIFWMRQHLATTLNDELMAAARIDGANSWQIFWRIGFPVVRPAAFVLGLITFTSVWNDFMWPFIVLKSPELFTVQIALKQLQANRTIDLALTMGGSFLATLPLLIVFFFVGRRMVAGIMDGAFKG is encoded by the coding sequence ATGACTCACGTGACCAGGGAGAAGGCACCGCTGTCGCCGGTGAAGCCGGAAACCCCCGCGCGTCGTCGTGGCCGAGGCGGCCGTGTCGGCAAGGTGTCGTGGTACGTGTACGCGTTCCTCATCGTCGCCGTTCTGATCAGCGTGTTCCCGCTGTACTACATGTTCGTCATCGCATCAGTGGGCGCCTCAGCCGTCACCTCGATGCCGCCACGGCTGTATCCGGGATTCAACTTCGTCGACATCGCCACGAAGGTGTTCGAGACCGTGCCGTTCCTGCAGTCGCTGCTGAACAGCGTGATCGTGTCTCTGGCGGTGGCCGTCATGACCTCGTTGCTGTGCGCATTGGCCGGGTTCGCGTTCGCGAAGCTGCGATTCCCCGGTCGCAACACCCTGTTCCTCATCGTGCTGTTGACGATGACGGTTCCGGCTCAGCTCAGCGTGATCCCGCAGTACCTGATCATCTCGTGGCTCGACTGGGTCGACACCCTGCAGGCGATCATCCTGCCGGGGCTCGCGAGCGCGTTCGGCATCTTCTGGATGCGTCAGCATCTGGCGACCACGCTGAACGACGAGCTGATGGCCGCCGCACGCATCGATGGTGCCAACAGCTGGCAGATCTTCTGGCGCATCGGGTTCCCCGTCGTGCGACCGGCGGCCTTCGTGCTCGGGTTGATCACGTTCACCAGCGTCTGGAACGACTTCATGTGGCCGTTCATCGTGCTGAAGTCGCCCGAGCTGTTCACCGTGCAGATCGCGCTGAAGCAGTTGCAGGCGAACCGCACGATCGACCTGGCGCTGACCATGGGCGGATCGTTCCTGGCGACCCTGCCGCTGCTGATCGTCTTCTTCTTCGTCGGTCGCCGCATGGTCGCAGGCATTATGGACGGGGCGTTCAAGGGATGA
- a CDS encoding carbohydrate ABC transporter permease, with product MTATETAIPVQKIRRRDRPPTREIRQPFAERLAPYLYVAPFFVIFAVFGLFPLLFTFYVALFDWNPIGEQTFVGLANFERLVQDSRFWNAFVNTFGIFLISTIPQLLLALGLAHLLNHATLKLANFFRMALLIPYITSVAATALVFAQIFDKNFGLINWILGLVGAPAVNFMSSQLGSWIVISSMVMWRWFGYNTLLYLAGLQALPREMYEAASVDGASGWQQFIHLTIPSLRPIIIFTVIMSTIGGLQIFTEPLLVAPESGLTCGGGRQCQTLALFLYEQGFGQFEFGYGSAIGVALFVIVVVVSSINFYLTTRTRKARA from the coding sequence ATGACCGCCACAGAGACCGCCATCCCCGTCCAGAAGATCCGTCGGCGCGATCGGCCGCCGACACGCGAGATCAGGCAGCCGTTCGCCGAGCGCCTCGCGCCGTACCTCTACGTCGCACCCTTCTTCGTCATCTTCGCCGTCTTCGGCCTCTTCCCGCTCCTGTTCACGTTCTACGTGGCGCTGTTCGACTGGAACCCCATCGGTGAGCAGACGTTCGTGGGTCTGGCGAATTTCGAGCGGCTCGTCCAGGATTCACGGTTCTGGAACGCCTTCGTCAACACCTTCGGGATCTTCCTGATCTCCACGATCCCGCAGCTGCTGCTGGCGCTGGGACTCGCGCATCTGCTGAATCACGCCACGCTGAAGCTCGCGAACTTCTTCCGGATGGCGCTGCTCATCCCGTATATCACCTCCGTCGCGGCCACCGCGCTCGTGTTCGCGCAGATCTTCGACAAGAACTTCGGTCTCATCAACTGGATCCTCGGGCTCGTCGGGGCACCGGCGGTGAACTTCATGTCGTCGCAGCTGGGGTCGTGGATCGTGATCTCGTCGATGGTCATGTGGCGCTGGTTCGGCTACAACACGCTCCTCTACCTCGCGGGTCTCCAGGCTCTGCCACGGGAGATGTACGAAGCGGCGTCCGTCGACGGAGCATCCGGATGGCAGCAGTTCATCCACCTGACCATCCCGTCGCTGAGGCCGATCATCATCTTCACCGTGATCATGTCGACGATCGGCGGACTGCAGATCTTCACCGAACCGCTTCTCGTCGCACCCGAGTCGGGGCTCACATGCGGCGGCGGCCGTCAGTGCCAGACGCTCGCCCTCTTCCTCTACGAACAGGGCTTCGGGCAGTTCGAGTTCGGCTACGGCTCCGCGATCGGAGTGGCGCTGTTCGTCATCGTGGTCGTCGTGTCGTCGATCAACTTCTACCTCACCACCCGCACCAGGAAGGCTCGCGCATGA
- a CDS encoding ABC transporter substrate-binding protein, producing MNRRKLALPVAALGAFALLISGCSSGGSGSESGSGDPNAEFEFWSFTGIGQKDSVDRYLEINPDAKVKLSEVGSTTETATALTAALAGGRVPDLVMIQNDDLPKFVENPGNFVDLRTLGGDDIGDDYLDWAIDGATAEDGSIIGIPTDVGGLSFAYRADLFEAAGLPTDPAEVAEMWSTWDKFIEMGEKYTAATGEPFVDNVETSVFFSTVNQVSEKYYSPDGELIYDTNPEVEEAFDVAVRTYEAGISASIPAWSSGWAPGKANGAFAVTTAPSWMLSGIQTDAPDTEGLWRLASIPGVGGNWGGSVIAIPARADNPEAAWQYIETMLSPEGQTEHFATTGTFPAANAALESDDVRSYTDPFFGDTPIGAIMSDSVLQFNSFYNGPDTSAIGAALLNALVDMEAGNVDPADAWQTGLDSAKAAIGG from the coding sequence GTGAACCGTCGCAAACTTGCCCTGCCCGTAGCCGCACTCGGCGCATTCGCGCTGCTGATCTCCGGATGCTCGTCCGGCGGATCAGGGTCGGAGTCCGGATCCGGCGATCCGAACGCCGAGTTCGAGTTCTGGTCGTTCACCGGGATCGGGCAGAAGGATTCCGTCGATCGGTACCTGGAGATCAATCCGGACGCCAAGGTGAAGCTGAGCGAGGTCGGCAGCACGACGGAGACGGCGACCGCCCTCACCGCCGCCCTCGCCGGCGGCCGCGTGCCCGACCTCGTCATGATCCAGAACGATGACCTCCCGAAGTTCGTCGAGAACCCGGGGAACTTCGTCGATCTGCGCACGCTCGGTGGAGACGACATCGGCGACGACTATCTCGACTGGGCGATCGACGGCGCGACCGCGGAGGACGGGTCGATCATCGGCATCCCGACCGACGTCGGCGGGCTGAGCTTCGCCTACCGTGCCGACCTGTTCGAAGCAGCGGGGCTGCCGACCGATCCGGCCGAGGTGGCGGAGATGTGGTCGACGTGGGACAAGTTCATCGAGATGGGGGAGAAGTACACCGCCGCCACGGGCGAGCCGTTCGTCGACAACGTCGAGACCAGCGTCTTCTTCTCCACTGTCAACCAGGTGAGCGAGAAGTACTACTCGCCGGACGGAGAGCTGATCTACGACACGAATCCGGAGGTCGAAGAGGCGTTCGATGTCGCCGTCCGCACCTACGAGGCCGGCATCAGTGCCAGCATCCCCGCCTGGTCTTCGGGCTGGGCTCCGGGCAAGGCGAACGGCGCGTTCGCCGTCACGACGGCTCCCTCATGGATGCTGTCCGGCATCCAGACCGACGCGCCGGACACTGAAGGGCTCTGGCGCCTGGCGTCGATCCCCGGCGTCGGCGGCAACTGGGGCGGCAGCGTCATCGCGATCCCGGCCCGCGCCGACAATCCGGAGGCGGCATGGCAGTACATCGAGACGATGCTCTCCCCGGAGGGCCAGACCGAGCACTTCGCGACGACCGGAACATTCCCCGCCGCGAATGCGGCTCTCGAGAGCGACGACGTGCGCAGCTACACCGACCCGTTCTTCGGCGACACCCCGATCGGGGCGATCATGAGCGACTCGGTGCTGCAGTTCAACTCGTTCTACAACGGCCCGGACACCAGCGCGATCGGGGCCGCGCTGCTGAACGCCCTGGTCGACATGGAGGCCGGCAACGTCGACCCGGCCGACGCCTGGCAGACCGGACTGGACAGCGCCAAAGCCGCGATCGGCGGCTGA
- a CDS encoding LacI family DNA-binding transcriptional regulator yields the protein MARPTVVDVAQAAGVSRATAARVLAGATNVDPAMTQAVEREARRLGYETNFAARVLRGGRAGAVGLIIAFEELGSHSGTFFTAVLKGAAKGLAAGEVQPVLLPADQEDLDRIPRFLRSGALDGAIVILQHEITHLVDQLADSPVPIAWVGRPHAEIGPEPIVIDSDNYGGGVLAARALVEAGRRSIGIITGPLDLEQARDRTRGWTDELARHGIAPGPIVHGDFTLDSGTAAMARLLQRAPDLDGIFASSDLMAAGALRVLQAAGRRVPTDVSVVGFDDILIASTSDPPLTTVRQPLEEMGRAAADTLLATIRGLPAEKEHLLSTSLIRRESL from the coding sequence ATGGCCAGACCCACCGTCGTCGACGTCGCCCAGGCGGCAGGAGTCTCCCGCGCCACCGCCGCCCGTGTGCTGGCCGGCGCGACCAATGTCGACCCCGCGATGACCCAGGCGGTCGAACGGGAGGCACGGCGGCTCGGCTACGAGACCAACTTCGCCGCCCGCGTGCTGCGCGGCGGTCGTGCGGGAGCAGTCGGACTCATCATCGCGTTCGAGGAGCTCGGGAGCCACAGCGGCACCTTCTTCACCGCTGTGCTCAAGGGCGCCGCGAAGGGGCTGGCCGCCGGCGAGGTGCAGCCCGTGCTGCTGCCCGCCGACCAGGAGGATCTCGACCGCATCCCGCGCTTCCTCCGCTCGGGCGCCCTCGATGGCGCGATCGTCATCCTCCAGCACGAGATCACGCACCTCGTCGATCAACTGGCCGACTCGCCCGTCCCGATCGCGTGGGTCGGGCGCCCGCACGCCGAGATCGGCCCGGAGCCGATCGTGATCGACTCCGACAACTACGGCGGAGGCGTTCTCGCGGCTCGCGCGCTCGTGGAGGCGGGTCGCCGATCCATCGGCATCATCACCGGGCCGCTCGACCTCGAACAGGCGAGGGATCGCACCCGCGGATGGACCGATGAGCTCGCCCGGCACGGCATCGCTCCGGGTCCGATCGTGCACGGAGACTTCACCCTCGACAGCGGCACCGCGGCGATGGCCCGGCTGCTGCAGCGGGCCCCGGACCTCGACGGGATCTTCGCCTCGTCAGACCTGATGGCCGCGGGAGCGCTCCGCGTGCTGCAGGCTGCCGGTCGCCGCGTGCCGACCGATGTCTCGGTCGTCGGCTTCGACGACATCCTCATCGCCAGCACGTCGGATCCACCGCTCACGACGGTGCGCCAGCCGCTCGAAGAGATGGGCCGTGCCGCGGCGGACACGCTCCTCGCGACGATCCGCGGGCTGCCCGCCGAGAAGGAGCATCTGCTGTCCACCTCCCTGATCCGTCGAGAATCTCTCTGA
- a CDS encoding cupin domain-containing protein, producing MHIEESRPTVKNPPEQFTGDVWFDPIIVPHDADQRMSGGLVRFAPGARTAWHSHARGQYLRVTEGVARVGTRDGTVVEAHPGQTIYTPPGEEHWHGATEDCFMQHLALLESADDPAETTTWLEHVTDEEYARRV from the coding sequence ATGCACATCGAAGAGAGCCGTCCCACGGTCAAGAACCCGCCCGAGCAGTTCACCGGCGACGTCTGGTTCGACCCGATCATTGTCCCGCACGATGCCGACCAGCGGATGTCCGGCGGCCTCGTGCGCTTCGCTCCCGGCGCACGCACGGCCTGGCACTCGCACGCCCGCGGGCAGTATCTGCGGGTCACCGAGGGCGTCGCCCGTGTCGGAACCCGCGACGGGACGGTCGTCGAGGCGCACCCGGGGCAGACGATCTACACCCCGCCGGGGGAGGAGCACTGGCACGGCGCCACCGAGGACTGCTTCATGCAGCACCTCGCGCTGCTGGAGTCGGCCGACGATCCCGCCGAGACGACGACCTGGCTCGAGCACGTCACCGACGAGGAGTACGCCCGGCGGGTGTGA
- a CDS encoding zinc-dependent alcohol dehydrogenase family protein, protein MRGVIMHGPGDVRVEEREKPTITRPTDAVIRIAATCICGSDLWPYRGADSVDATPMGHEYVGVVEEIGAEVANVKPGDFVVGSFFASDNTCEICQAGYHSRCVHAVPVGAFGTQAEYALIPLADGTLVATPGQPDEDLIPALLAASDVLGTGWFAAVAAEAGPGKTVAVVGDGAVGLLGILAAKQRGAERIIAMSRHADRQALARAFGATDIVEERGDAGVAKIKELTNGLGAHSVIEAVGTQESMMQAIRSTRAGGHVGYVGVSHDVSLPGEEMFFSGVHLHGGPAPVRRFLPELIQLIWDRKIDPGKVFDLTLPLEDAAEGYRAMDERRATKVLLTV, encoded by the coding sequence ATGCGTGGAGTCATCATGCACGGACCCGGCGACGTCCGGGTCGAAGAGCGCGAGAAGCCGACTATCACCCGCCCCACCGACGCCGTCATCCGGATCGCCGCGACCTGCATCTGCGGCTCCGACCTCTGGCCGTACCGCGGCGCGGACAGCGTCGACGCGACCCCGATGGGTCACGAATACGTCGGCGTCGTCGAGGAGATCGGCGCGGAGGTGGCGAACGTGAAGCCGGGCGACTTCGTCGTCGGCTCGTTCTTCGCGAGTGACAACACGTGCGAGATCTGTCAGGCCGGATACCACTCCCGCTGCGTGCACGCGGTCCCGGTCGGCGCGTTCGGCACGCAGGCCGAGTACGCGCTGATCCCGCTCGCGGACGGCACGCTCGTCGCGACGCCCGGCCAGCCGGACGAGGATCTCATCCCGGCGCTGCTCGCGGCATCCGATGTCCTCGGCACGGGCTGGTTCGCGGCCGTCGCCGCTGAGGCCGGCCCCGGAAAGACGGTCGCGGTCGTCGGCGACGGAGCGGTCGGGCTGCTCGGCATCCTGGCGGCGAAGCAACGGGGAGCCGAGCGCATCATCGCGATGAGCCGGCACGCCGATCGCCAGGCCCTGGCGCGTGCCTTCGGTGCGACGGACATCGTCGAAGAGCGAGGGGATGCCGGAGTCGCGAAGATCAAGGAGCTCACGAACGGGCTCGGCGCGCACTCGGTCATCGAAGCCGTCGGCACCCAGGAGTCGATGATGCAGGCGATCCGTTCGACGCGCGCCGGCGGGCACGTCGGCTACGTCGGCGTCTCGCACGACGTGTCGCTCCCCGGCGAGGAGATGTTCTTCTCGGGCGTGCACCTGCACGGCGGGCCGGCACCGGTGCGGCGGTTCCTGCCCGAGCTCATCCAGCTCATCTGGGACCGGAAGATCGACCCCGGCAAGGTCTTCGACCTGACGCTGCCGCTGGAGGATGCCGCGGAGGGCTACCGGGCGATGGACGAGCGCCGCGCGACCAAGGTGCTGCTGACGGTCTGA
- a CDS encoding helix-turn-helix domain-containing protein produces MDNRAEVREFLTSRRAKVTPDQAGIVGGANRRVPGLRRTEVAMLAGVSVEYYAKLERGAIAGASSSVLDALSRALLLDDTERAHLFDLARAADGIPTSGRARRRAASSAAPRISLQWALDALTGAVAFVRDQHQDLIAVNPLGRAFFSPLIGEGGRTPNLARFQFLDPASKDFYPDWDLFAEMCVAIMRAEAGRDPHDKALQDLVGELSTQSDVFRRLWAAHDVRQHGAGTKRYRHPIVGDVTLAYEELAITAEPGQVLMAYTAEPGSPSAERLGLVASWAAGQQTPAASQPSV; encoded by the coding sequence ATGGACAATCGAGCAGAGGTCCGCGAGTTCCTCACGTCGCGGCGCGCCAAGGTGACGCCCGACCAGGCGGGGATCGTCGGCGGCGCCAACCGGCGGGTACCGGGGCTGCGGCGCACCGAGGTCGCGATGCTCGCCGGCGTCAGCGTCGAGTACTACGCCAAGCTCGAGCGCGGAGCGATCGCCGGCGCATCGTCGTCGGTGCTCGACGCCCTCTCGCGCGCACTGCTCCTGGACGACACCGAGCGAGCGCACCTGTTCGATCTTGCGCGCGCCGCCGACGGCATCCCGACCTCCGGGCGAGCACGGCGGCGCGCGGCATCCAGTGCGGCCCCGCGGATCAGCCTGCAGTGGGCGCTGGATGCCCTGACCGGCGCCGTCGCTTTCGTCCGCGACCAGCACCAGGACCTCATCGCCGTGAACCCGCTCGGACGGGCGTTCTTCTCGCCGCTGATCGGCGAGGGCGGCCGCACGCCGAACCTCGCGCGGTTCCAGTTCCTGGATCCGGCATCGAAGGACTTCTACCCGGACTGGGACCTGTTCGCCGAGATGTGCGTCGCGATCATGCGCGCGGAAGCCGGCCGCGATCCGCATGACAAGGCGCTGCAGGATCTCGTCGGCGAGCTGTCCACGCAGAGCGACGTGTTCCGCCGCCTGTGGGCTGCGCACGACGTCCGCCAGCACGGAGCTGGTACCAAGCGGTACCGTCATCCGATCGTCGGCGATGTCACCCTCGCCTACGAAGAGCTCGCGATCACGGCCGAGCCGGGTCAGGTGCTCATGGCCTACACCGCAGAACCCGGATCGCCGTCCGCCGAACGGCTCGGTCTAGTGGCGAGCTGGGCGGCGGGCCAGCAGACGCCCGCCGCGTCACAGCCCTCCGTCTAG
- a CDS encoding DUF1214 domain-containing protein, whose product MTTHVNADNFVRAETDRMFHDLQQSAGGVNVFLHNREPAAIDRQTVIRLNRDTLYSFAVVDVAKGATLSLPDAGERYLSAMIVNEDHYVQAVFHETGDHELHADELGSDHVVVAVRILVDPADLDDVRAVAGLQDAITLTSGSAEPFEYPDYDASSFDETRNALLSLARDLTGFDHMFGARDEVEPIRHLIGTAAGWGGLPTSEASYIGVDPRLPVGQYELTVGDVPVDGFWSISVYNAQGYFEPNDRDAYTVNNITAVKNPDGSTTVRFGDYPPETPNAIPITDGWNYLVRLYRPRAEITDGTWVFPTIRS is encoded by the coding sequence GTGACCACCCATGTGAACGCCGACAACTTCGTCCGTGCCGAAACAGATCGGATGTTCCACGATCTGCAGCAGAGCGCAGGGGGCGTCAACGTCTTCCTGCACAACCGAGAACCCGCGGCGATCGATCGACAGACGGTCATCCGGCTGAACCGCGACACCCTGTACAGCTTCGCGGTCGTCGACGTCGCGAAGGGCGCCACTCTCTCGCTCCCCGACGCCGGCGAGCGCTACCTGTCCGCCATGATCGTGAACGAGGACCACTACGTGCAGGCGGTCTTCCATGAGACGGGCGATCACGAGCTCCACGCCGACGAACTCGGCAGCGACCACGTGGTGGTGGCCGTGCGGATTCTCGTGGACCCGGCCGACCTCGACGACGTGAGGGCCGTGGCGGGGTTGCAGGACGCGATCACTCTCACGAGCGGTTCCGCGGAGCCGTTCGAATACCCGGACTACGACGCGTCGTCGTTCGATGAGACGCGGAATGCGCTGTTGTCCCTCGCCAGGGACCTGACCGGGTTCGACCACATGTTCGGCGCCCGAGACGAGGTCGAACCCATCCGGCACCTCATCGGGACGGCGGCAGGATGGGGAGGCCTGCCCACCAGCGAGGCGTCCTACATCGGCGTGGATCCGCGTCTGCCGGTCGGACAGTACGAGCTCACCGTCGGCGATGTGCCGGTCGACGGCTTCTGGTCGATCTCGGTCTACAACGCCCAGGGCTACTTCGAGCCCAATGATCGAGACGCCTACACGGTCAACAACATCACCGCCGTGAAGAACCCTGACGGCTCCACGACCGTGCGTTTCGGCGATTACCCGCCGGAGACGCCCAATGCGATTCCGATCACCGACGGGTGGAACTACCTCGTGCGGCTGTATCGACCGCGAGCCGAGATCACCGACGGCACCTGGGTGTTCCCGACGATCAGGAGCTAG
- a CDS encoding helix-turn-helix domain-containing protein — protein sequence MADIVPFPRPVNRHPEPLWRHLLGDQLRRRRHEREETLTETADTAGVSPQYLSEVERGLKEPSSEMIAAIAGALDTSLIELTSAIADELRSAPASVSASASGGRGVFALAA from the coding sequence ATGGCCGACATCGTCCCGTTCCCGCGTCCTGTGAATCGCCATCCGGAGCCGCTCTGGCGCCACCTGCTGGGCGACCAGCTGCGTCGCCGCCGGCACGAACGCGAAGAGACCCTCACCGAGACCGCCGACACCGCCGGCGTCTCGCCGCAGTACCTCTCGGAGGTCGAACGCGGATTGAAGGAACCGTCCAGCGAGATGATCGCCGCGATCGCCGGCGCGCTCGACACCAGCCTCATCGAGCTCACCAGCGCGATCGCCGACGAGCTGCGGTCGGCCCCGGCATCCGTCTCCGCCTCCGCCTCCGGTGGGCGCGGGGTCTTCGCCCTCGCCGCCTGA
- a CDS encoding ClpP family protease, whose translation MSSYTIPNVIAQHPRGERIMDVYSHLLAERVIYLGTGIDAGVANALIAQLLHLDADAPDAAIQFYVNSEGGDPGAALAIYDTMQHIRPTIATTVVGQAIGPAALLVAAGAEGQRAALTHARIVLHQPAGQSRGAIPDLILAADEVVRVRSDLEAVLARHTGRSVDLLRADTDRDRVFTASAAREYGLIDTVLGARG comes from the coding sequence ATGAGCAGCTACACCATCCCGAACGTCATCGCGCAGCATCCCCGCGGGGAGCGCATCATGGACGTCTACTCCCATCTGCTCGCCGAACGGGTGATCTACCTCGGAACGGGCATCGACGCCGGGGTCGCCAATGCGCTGATCGCCCAGTTGCTGCATCTCGACGCGGATGCCCCTGACGCCGCGATCCAGTTCTACGTCAACAGCGAGGGCGGTGATCCCGGCGCGGCGCTGGCGATCTACGACACCATGCAGCACATCCGTCCCACGATCGCGACGACGGTCGTCGGACAGGCGATCGGACCGGCCGCTCTGCTCGTGGCTGCCGGCGCTGAGGGGCAACGGGCGGCGCTGACGCACGCGCGGATCGTGCTGCATCAGCCGGCCGGTCAGTCGCGCGGCGCGATCCCCGACCTGATCCTCGCGGCCGACGAGGTCGTGCGCGTCCGGTCGGACCTCGAGGCGGTGCTCGCCCGGCACACCGGTCGTTCGGTGGATCTCCTCAGAGCCGACACCGATCGGGACCGGGTGTTCACGGCATCCGCTGCCCGGGAGTACGGGCTCATCGACACGGTGCTCGGCGCCCGCGGCTGA
- a CDS encoding ClpP family protease, whose translation MSEENPIPQFGPEARRALFHERVLVLDGGLDDDNGTLLMTQLLTLSAEDPVADIALWIHSPGGSVPAMLAIRDLMHLIPNDVSTLVLGMAASAGQFLLSGGAKGKRRALPHARVLMHQGSAGIGGSAVEIEVQAGDLRQMRDTVLGLIAGDTGQAPERIFEDSLHDRWYTASEALEYGFIDEIITSSADVFPRRRARVGLGGQS comes from the coding sequence ATGAGCGAAGAGAACCCCATCCCGCAGTTCGGTCCCGAGGCCAGACGCGCACTGTTCCACGAGCGCGTGCTCGTGCTCGACGGCGGCCTCGATGACGACAACGGCACGCTGCTGATGACGCAGCTGCTCACCCTGTCCGCGGAGGATCCCGTCGCGGACATCGCGCTGTGGATCCACTCGCCGGGCGGATCCGTGCCGGCGATGCTGGCCATCCGCGACCTCATGCATCTCATCCCGAATGACGTGTCCACGCTCGTCCTCGGGATGGCAGCCAGCGCAGGACAGTTCCTCCTCTCCGGAGGCGCGAAGGGCAAACGCCGCGCGCTTCCGCACGCTCGCGTGCTGATGCACCAGGGTTCGGCGGGCATCGGCGGCTCAGCCGTGGAGATCGAGGTGCAGGCGGGTGATCTCCGTCAGATGCGCGACACGGTCCTCGGGCTCATCGCCGGGGACACCGGCCAGGCGCCGGAGCGCATCTTCGAGGACTCCCTGCACGACCGGTGGTACACGGCATCCGAAGCCCTCGAGTACGGCTTCATCGACGAGATCATCACCTCGTCCGCCGACGTCTTCCCGCGTCGACGCGCACGGGTCGGACTGGGAGGACAGTCATGA
- a CDS encoding metal ABC transporter substrate-binding protein: MPKNPRFAAASLAAGTLLLAGCAGPDASSEDDRPLVLTTFTVLADIAQNVAGDHLRVESITKPGAEIHGYEPTPGDIRKAADADLILDNGLNLEVWFTQFVDTIDVPHVVVSDDVDVIDIAGDAYAGKPNPHAWMSPSNAQLYVDTMAEAFAELDPGHADDYAANAEAYKADLQQVQDDLAAALAELPDNQRALVTCEGAFSYLARDAGLTEAYLWPVNAEQQATPQQIADVIEFVDDNDVPAVFCESTVSDKPMQQVAEATDAAFGGILYVDSLSEADGPVPTYLDLIRHDADTIVAGLTG; the protein is encoded by the coding sequence GTGCCTAAAAATCCTCGTTTCGCCGCAGCATCCCTGGCGGCAGGCACCCTTCTGCTCGCCGGATGCGCAGGCCCTGACGCGTCCTCCGAGGACGACCGTCCGCTGGTGCTCACGACGTTCACCGTCCTCGCGGACATCGCGCAGAACGTCGCGGGCGACCACCTGCGCGTGGAGTCGATCACGAAGCCCGGTGCGGAGATCCACGGTTACGAGCCCACCCCCGGTGACATCCGGAAGGCCGCGGACGCCGACCTCATCCTCGACAACGGCCTGAACCTCGAGGTGTGGTTCACGCAGTTCGTCGACACGATCGACGTTCCGCACGTCGTGGTCTCCGACGACGTCGACGTCATCGACATCGCCGGTGACGCCTACGCGGGAAAACCCAATCCGCACGCCTGGATGAGTCCGTCGAACGCGCAGCTCTACGTCGACACGATGGCCGAGGCCTTCGCGGAACTGGACCCCGGGCACGCCGACGACTACGCCGCCAACGCCGAGGCCTACAAGGCCGACCTGCAGCAGGTGCAGGACGACCTCGCCGCCGCCCTCGCGGAACTCCCCGATAACCAGCGAGCCCTCGTGACGTGCGAAGGAGCCTTCTCATATCTCGCCAGGGATGCCGGACTCACCGAGGCCTACCTCTGGCCGGTCAACGCCGAGCAGCAGGCGACCCCGCAGCAGATCGCGGACGTCATCGAGTTCGTCGACGACAACGACGTCCCCGCAGTGTTCTGCGAGTCGACCGTGTCCGACAAGCCCATGCAGCAGGTCGCCGAGGCGACGGACGCCGCGTTCGGCGGCATCCTCTACGTCGACTCCCTCTCGGAGGCCGACGGGCCCGTGCCGACATATCTCGACCTGATCCGGCACGACGCCGACACGATCGTCGCGGGGCTGACGGGATGA